In Pocillopora verrucosa isolate sample1 chromosome 13, ASM3666991v2, whole genome shotgun sequence, one genomic interval encodes:
- the LOC131779508 gene encoding vacuolar protein-sorting-associated protein 25 encodes MAKTFVWPWQYNFPPFFTLQTNLDTRRKQIEGWCDLVLAFYKYHKRYVLDVTEAQTSELFSNKKIDRKLSLETINLILEELQSKGNIEWEDKKKQRCFVMWRTPDEWAALIFKWVQENGMTDTVCTLFELRAGDDTVNEEFYGIDMWMLKKALGQLELKGKAQMFEAPDATDDSGQGVKFFS; translated from the exons atggcgaagACCTTTGTATGGCCGTGGCAGTataattttcctccttttttcaC GCTTCAAACGAATTTGGATACTCGCAGAAAACAAATCGAAGGATGGTGTGATCTTGTGTTGGCCTTCTACAAATATCATAAACGCTACGTTCTCGATGTCACAGAAGCACAGACAAGCGAATTATTCTCCAATAAGAAGATTGATC GTAAACTATCTCTAGAAACCATAAATCTTATCTTGGAAGAACTTCAATCAAAAG GCAACATTGAATGGGAGGACAAGAAAAAGCAGAGATGCTTTGTCATGTGGCGCACTCCAGATGAATGGGCTGCCTTGATCTTCAAATGG GTGCAAGAAAATGGAATGACGGACACCGTATGTACATTATTTGAGTTGAGAGCTGGAGATGACACTGTAAATGAAG AGTTCTATGGCATTGACATGTGGATGCTGAAAAAAGCCCTGGGTCAACTGGAACTCAAAGGAAAAGCTCAAATGTTTGAAGCTCCAGATGCTACAGATGATAGTGGACAAGGAGTAAAGTTCTTTTCATAG
- the LOC136277723 gene encoding uncharacterized protein, whose translation MSQLPAAVVKLNIDEVQNLLQQDGVDVNARDRHGNTALHLTNNISIVSLFINAGADLNLQNEDGDTPLHRSFVLDQDMFGEFLSDHRKFLELVTVLLEAGASPNTQNKYGYNILHSLFVYGGIAGLCFEASLIYEFIALLLKFNVDVNMPDYERCTPLHHAVEERKVLNAELLMRSGAQIDARDFRGMTSLQHLSQSDDEEMIQLLLQSQAEVNAQDVYGRTTLSTAAEAGNHVMVRLLLEDPRISIDLADKNGITPLHLAAAFKRVDIIEMLIQASADVDAHDYLNSTPLHYAAYGGTPEIVTQLLEAGANDKLADNAGWLPVQYALSRHYYHTALRFGREFLVDVANNAKRDVTVSGASVDNVIAQSLPADDIFTMVVAASNIYSKEFDSSVVPRDLLDFMREKSAGDIPDYLRDMHMVEGVGLVPTDSVEVDRIRQSVEDFMTKWAEEIAKIDKRFKGNLIPSGSVYDGTRVGDPDEFDYMLLLEDLGRMCSVTFDEDTLYNEVVIYKKFNESGVYEDFFNGDRLDSSSVMTKFVNEARQALARLADHTPAPLEIYIEGLTEDTLVENTWTLTGTVTCNLELKWAGLHYKHLIITVDLVPAIPVPHWPLVARKTSRLLTDDIKSRGCHLVPKDGYWRLSFSLPESLIMVGLSQEQKCAFIGAKIVLHPAVSCKILVYDDDDRVSVDENKEGYEFSEQEEEDLAGDAHLASDAHDKERDFEHVKTLQPFDILSTYLIKNLFFNCIEENAKETSGKTITTSQIFCKLMEFLRESRPIPYYFIPNQYFSGIDEDSLLEDDGRDIVLVATVINSILNEG comes from the coding sequence ATGTCTCAATTGCCTGCTGCGGTCGTGAAATTAAACATCGACGAAGTGCAAAATTTATTGCAGCAGGATGGAGTGGACGTGAATGCAAGAGACAGACATGGTAATACAGCATTACACCTAACAAATAATATATCGATAGTTTCGCTGTTTATAAACGCGGGTGCCGACCTAAACTTGCAGAACGAAGATGGAGACACCCCTCTCCACAGGTCGTTTGTTCTAGATCAGGATATGTTCGGAGAGTTCTTATCAGATCATCGCAAATTTTTGGAATTGGTCACCGTGTTGTTAGAGGCTGGGGCATCCCCAAACACACAGAACAAATATGGCTATAACATTCTTCATTCTTTGTTTGTCTACGGCGGTATTGCTGGGCTCTGCTTTGAGGCCTCGTTGATTTACGAGTTTATCGCCCTTCTTCTCAAATTCAATGTGGATGTGAATATGCCAGATTATGAACGCTGCACTCCATTGCATCACGCCGTAGAAGAACGAAAGGTGCTCAATGCTGAGCTGCTTATGAGATCAGGGGCTCAAATTGATGCTCGAGATTTCCGCGGAATGACATCGTTACAGCATTTGTCTCAATCCGATGACGAAGAAATGATCCAGCTTTTATTGCAAAGCCAAGCTGAAGTAAACGCACAAGATGTTTATGGACGTACAACTCTATCTACAGCAGCAGAAGCTGGAAACCATGTTATGGTCCGATTGCTTTTAGAGGATCCTCGCATCTCCATCGACCTTGCTGACAAGAACGGCATTACTCCTCTCCACCTTGCAGCTGCCTTTAAACGCGTCGACATCATCGAAATGCTCATCCAAGCCTCCGCCGACGTGGATGCGCACGATTATCTAAACAGCACCCCTCTTCATTACGCTGCCTATGGAGGAACACCAGAAATTGTTACTCAGTTATTAGAGGCAGGTGCGAACGACAAGCTTGCAGACAATGCTGGCTGGCTTCCAGTACAGTATGCGTTGTCCAGGCACTATTACCACACTGCTTTGAGATTTGGCAGGGAATTTCTTGTTGATGTTGCGAACAATGCAAAGCGCGATGTGACAGTTTCAGGTGCTTCAGTTGATAATGTCATCGCTCAAAGCCTTCCAGCTGACGATATATTTACCATGGTTGTCGCTGCGTCAAACATATACTCAAAAGAATTTGACTCGTCCGTGGTACCTCGAGATTTGTTGGATTTTATGAGGGAGAAATCTGCTGGGGATATTCCTGACTATCTGCGCGATATGCACATGGTGGAAGGAGTTGGTCTGGTACCCACGGATTCGGTAGAAGTTGATAGAATTAGGCAGAGTGTAGAAGATTTCATGACTAAGTGGGCAGAGGAAATAGCCAAAATTGACAAGAGGTTCAAAGGCAATTTGATACCTTCTGGGAGTGTCTATGATGGAACGAGAGTTGGAGATCCCGACGAATTTGACTATATGTTACTTCTCGAAGATCTTGGCCGAATGTGCTCGGTCACGTTCGATGAAGACACTTTGTACAATGAGGTGGtaatttacaagaaatttaATGAATCGGGAGTGTATGAGGACTTTTTTAATGGAGATCGGTTAGACAGTAGTAGTGTTATGACCAAGTTTGTGAATGAAGCCAGACAGGCATTAGCGCGCCTTGCGGACCACACTCCGGCACCACTGGAGATCTACATCGAGGGCCTCACAGAAGACACCTTAGTTGAGAATACATGGACACTCACAGGAACTGTCACATGTAATCTGGAGTTAAAGTGGGCTGGTTTGCATTACAAGCATTTGATTATTACCGTAGACCTGGTTCCTGCCATTCCAGTGCCTCATTGGCCTCTCGTAGCACGAAAAACGAGCAGATTATTGACAGACGATATCAAATCTCGCGGCTGTCATTTAGTTCCAAAGGACGGCTATTGGAGGTTGTCGTTTTCTTTGCCTGAGAGTCTGATAATGGTAGGCCTATCACAGGAACAGAAGTGTGCATTTATTGGCGCCAAAATTGTTCTACACCCAGCTGTGTCTTGCAAGATACTTgtatatgatgatgatgatcgcGTTTCCGTTGACGAAAACAAAGAAGGATATGAGTTTTCAGAGCAAGAAGAAGAAGACCTCGCCGGTGATGCACATCTCGCCAGTGATGCTCATGACAAAGAAAGAGATTTTGAGCATGTCAAGACCCTTCAACCTTTCGACATTTTGTCGACCTACTTGATCAAGAACTTGTTTTTTAATTGCATTGAAGAAAACGCGAAAGAAACAAGTGGAAAGACAATCACAACAAGCCAGATTTTTTGCAAACTGATGGAGTTCTTGAGGGAATCTCGCCCAATTCCATATTATTTTATCCCAAATCAATATTTCTCGGGAATCGATGAAGATTCTTTATTAGAAGATGATGGACGTGACATTGTGTTAGTAGCTACCGTGATCAACTCAATACTAAATGAAGGTTga